DNA from Sulfurimonas gotlandica GD1:
AAGGTTATATCTTTTAAACTCTTCATATAAGAACTGCCCTGGTGCTAGTGAACCGGAGTAGTGAAAACCGACATCAAACATGATTTTTTTAGTTTTAAAAGAGTCAATGACTCCTCCAACTTTAGGAAGCTTCTCATAAATAGTCGGTGAGTAGCCTTTTTTTTCCAGAAGAAAAGCACATAGAAGCCCACTGAGACCTCCTCCAACTATGGCAATGTTCATCTAACCATTCCACCACTGATATTAATAGTCTCACCAGTTACATAACTTGCTTTGTCGCCTAGAAAAAATACACATTCGGCTACATCTTCAGGCTTGCCGATTCTCTTTAATGGAATCGCTTTTTTCATCTCTTTAAGATCTAAGCTATGTGTCATCTCAGACTCAATCAGCCCAGGCGCAACTGCATTTACTCTGATGTTGTATCTTGCAACTTCTGCACAGAGGGCTTTTGTAAAAGCTATCATAGCACCCTTTGCTGCGGAGTAGTTTGTCTGTCCTGCATTTCCAACAAGACCTGAGACAGATGCAACATTTATGATAGAGCCTTTTTTGTTTGCAATCATATTTTTAAGAACTGCTTTTGTTACATAAAAAGTTCCATTTACAGAGGTGTCAATTACATCGCTCCACTCTTCATCAGTCATCCAAAAAAAGAGATTGTCTTTAGTTATACCTGCATTATTTACTAAAACATCAAGTTCTAGTTCTGCTAGGGCACTTACAACTTCATCTTTTTTTGTGATGTCAAACTGCATTATTTGAGAGTTACTAAGTTCTTTGTATAGCTCTTTCGCTTTTGCCTCTTGAGAGCGGTAATGAAGGTATACAAAATACCCATTGTCATGAAAGTATCTTGCACAAGCTTCACCAATCGCGCCTGTTGAACCAGTTACAAGAACTTTTTTCACGAGAAAAGCCCTTCTCTAATCATCTTATTAACTACTTTAATGTCTAAATCCATTCTTCTATCGTTTGTAAGTTTTTCTACTTCACTTCTGATAGTCTCATAGTTCTTTTGTAAAAATAGAGAACATTTGTCTTTACCTCTTAAGTCAACTCCCTGTGCCATTCCCATAAGGGCGATACTTAGCATGTTTGTTAAGTCTGGTAACTGCTTTGCAAAGTGAAGAGCGGCGGTTGTTCCCATACTTACCTTATCTTGGTTAAATGATTCTGTAGGACGAGAGTGTAGAGATGCTGGTACAGTGTTCATGATTACATCTGCAGTCAGTGAACTAAGAGTTATTTGCATCGCTTTAAAACCGTGGTGAGTTGATTTTGCATTTAGTTTTAGAGATTCACCTAGACCTTTGTTGAACTTATGATCAACCAAAAGACCAAACTCTTTGTCAAGCAAATCAGCTAAGTTTCCAACACAGATGCGCATAGTATCCATAGCATGAGCAATATAGCCACCGTAAAAGTTTCCAGATGTATAGATTCTCTTACCGATATGGTCTATAAGGGGGTTGTCATTAACGCCATTTATCTCTGTTTCTATCCATTTTTTTGCAATCTCTAGGTTATCGTGTATTACACCTAAAACCTGAGGCGAACAGCGGATAGAGTATCTGTCTTGAATGTTTTGTTCTTTTTCTAAATGAAAGTTTTCATATCTGCTGAATGCTTCATGTGTAAGAGATGAGTTTTCACATTTTTTAAGTATATTAGCTGCTGCACGTCTCTGACCTTCAAAAGGTTTAGAGTCATGAACAAATGGCTCAAGCGGAGTGATGTCACAGAGTAAAAGCTCAAAGATAGATGCTACAAAACTCTCAGAAGTATCAAGTAAAACTTCAAATTTTTCAATAGCATCTATGGCAATAGCACTCATCGCTGCAGTCCCGTTCATTATTGCCAGAGCTTCTTTTGGTTTGAACTTGTAAGGAGTGATGCCTAATTCTTTGTAAACTTCACTAGTTGGTCTTTCTTTACCATTATAAATAACTTCTCTCTCTCCTGCAATCGCGGCAGCTATATATGAGAGTGGAGTTAAATCTCCACTAGCACCAACAGAACCTTGAGATGGGATAAGTGGATAGATTTTTTTATCTAGTAAAAGCTCAAACCTCTTTAGTAAATCGTAACTGATTCCACTCTTGCCTTTAGAAAGACTAATCATGCGGATTGTTACCATTATACGTGATACTTCTTGGCTTAGATAATCACCAACACCACAACCGTGAAAAGAAAAAAGATTGTACTGAAGCTCTTCTGCTTCTTCAAAAGCTGCATAATTTTGCCCAGCTTCACCATAACCTGTAGTTACACCATAAATTGGGCGACCATTACGAATGTTTTCGATTAAAAACTCATGTCCAGCATTTATAAAATCAATAAACTCTTGAGAGTCATTTAGCTTGATATTTCCTTCTTTTATGAAGTCCTTATAAGATACTGTGCTGTTGTCTACTGTCATGTTTTGTGTTCCTGAGCTTCATCAATTTATTTAAGAGATTCTATCAAATTATCTTAGTGAGTAAGTTTAATTTTAATACTTTATATTTTTTATCATAAAAATCTATATAAACTAAATTTACGCGATTGTTGATATGTTTGTTTATTATAGAACTGGCAATTGTTTCACAAAACGCAATCTCATTATCTTTGTAGAACTCTTTACATCTACTAGAGAAAATTACTTTTGTTTTGTTTTCATCAAGAAAGGTTTTAATTTCATCTTGTGAATAGATTTTTGTATCAAACTCTATCTCTGCAATAGCTTTTTCTTTTGATAGTGAGAGTTTTTGATAATTAACACTACTGACAAGATTACAATCTTCACTGACTCCAAGTATTCTTTTTATAATCTCATCAGGCTCACTTACTAAGTCAATAGAGCCTAAAATTGCATTTTTTTTAGATGAGTACAGAGAAGCGTAGATAGATATTAGAGAGTTTATAAAGGTAAAATTATCTGAGATTTGAAAGAGACTTTTACCTTTAATGTTTAGTGATTTAGAAATGTAGTAACTTGTTGTATTTCCAAGCATATTTATAAAGTCAAATATCTTCATAAATTCATTTTTATGAATAGATTCTGTAGCTTCTTGAACTACGTCGATATTGCCGACTCCACTTGTGATATAGAGTTCGTCATTTACGTTTATGTTTACTTCATCTTGAAGTTTTTTAGCACCGAATATTCCAAGGTGAATAAAATCATTTTGACGTCTAGTATCTAATTTGTACTTCTTTTTTAATTCATTTTTAATATCTATATCATTCTCATCACTTCTATAAGAACTGATACCAGTTATATATAACTTCATAGTGATTCTTTCTTGATTATAAGTGATGTGTTGTTACCGCCAAAACCAAAATAGTTACACATAAAGATTCCGCTATTGCACTGTTGATGTGCATTTATCGGTATATAATTCTCCATTATTGGATTAGTACAAGAAAGTGTCTTTGGAATAAAACCATCATCAATGCAAGCCATAAAAAGGGAGAGTTCTAAAACACCACAAGCACCTAATGTGTGACCGACATAAGGTTTAAGAGAGGTAAATACTATCTCTTTGTCGTAAACTTTTGCTATTGCATTTATCTCTGCTAAATCATTTGAATTTGTAGAAGTTCCATGAGTTTTAAGGGCTAAAATATCTTCTGCTCTTAGTTGTGTGTTTTTTAAAGCTAAGTTCATTACCTCTGCGAACTCATCACCACTTTGGCTGGCTGCAGTTATATTTAAAGAATTAGAACAGTTCGCTCCACCTTCAAGTGACCATAAAGTGTCTTTTTTTGAAAGTAAAACACCAGCGAATCCTTCTCCTAATACCATGCCGTCACACTCTTTATCAAATGGTTTTTGGTTTTCTTGTGAGAGTAGCTGCATAGCATTGAAGCCTCTGCTCATTATTTGTGAGAAGACTTCTATTCCAAGCACTATTACATTCTCAAAAAGTGATGCATTTATAAGGTTAGAAGCTTCAAGAAGAGCATTTGCACTTGAAGTACAAGCGGTGTTTATTGTCATTGTAAAATTATTTAAACCGAACTCTTTGGAGAGCTCTTTAGCATAAGAGTCTATGCTGTTTTTTTTTGAGTTGTACTCTTTTTTAGGCTCACTGTAGAGTGTTGCTTCTATTGCATCTACCAGATACCAGTCTATGATAGAAGTACCTATGATTATAGCGGTTGATTTTCTTTGTGTCTCATCAAGTTCGCATACAAGCTGAGAAACTAACTCTTTAAGCTCTGCGTAGATGCTGTGTTGATTGTCTTTTACTTCATCTTCAAATAAAAAGTAGGGAGCTGTGATGGTTTCCATAACTGCAGGGATATTTTTTGAAGATATTTTAATATTTTCATTTTTTATGGAGTTTAGTGTTTGCTGGAGATTGCCTTGCGAAGATTTTATAACATATTTTGAGATGCCAACACTACTCATTTTGCTCTTTTATAAACTCTGATAAAGCATCTATTGTTGTTACTACTCTTCTAAACTCTTTAGGGTCAACAAGTCTTATGCCATATTTTTTTTGTATGGACATTGAGATTTGCAGTGCATCAAGAGAGTCAAGTTCTAAACCACTTTCATCTGAGAAGAGCTCAACATCATTTTCTATCTCATCTGGTGTAATATCTTCTTTTTCACACTCGGTGATAATCATCTCTTTTAAATCATGTTTTAATTGCTCTATATCCACTAAAGACCTTTGTTTATTCTTTGCTGTAATATTATCATAGATGCTATTAAAGCGATGAGTCCAAAGGTAAAGAGCATTGCTACATCTTTTATTATCATTGAAGCATCTGCGGCCTTTAGAAATATATCTAAAAACCCATCTAAGCCCCATGACATAGGGGAGAAGTCTGCTATTCTTTGCATGGATTCAGGCATGATATATTTTGGAACCATAACACCACCGATAGCTCCTAGGAGAATATTTAAAATTCCGCCTATAGTTGTGGCTTGCTCGCTAGAACTTGCACTTACAGCTATAAGGGATGATACACCAATGGCTGAGACACTTAAAGCGAGTGAAATGGCTATTATCGCTCCAATTGAGCCATTAATCTCTAATGCCGGAGTATCAAAGAGCGGTACCAGGAAAATTCCGACTCCCAGCATTATCCAAACCTGTATTTGATTTATCGCAAGGTAGGGTATGCTTTTTGAGAGGGTCATGGAAAGAATAGACACATTCATTGAATTCAGACGAGAGAGAGTGTTCTGTTTTCTCTCATTTATATATATAGTTGACATAGGGATAATGATAAAAAACATACCAAAGACTATCCAAGCTGGTACACTTTGCTGAGTAGAGTTTGGTATTGCCTCATTGTTATTATATTTTACTTCAAAGAGTTCACCAAGTTCTCCAAACATTCCAAATTTTATATTTAAAATATGCTTTGACAAGAGAGATTTGAATATCTCTATTTGATTACTTTTTAAAGCATCTTTGACCATAAGCTTTAAAGCAGTTGTTGTGTTTGGAGAGTAATCTTTAGGAATCTCAAGTAAAAACTGTGCATTTTCTTTATCTGTTACAAGTAGTATATTTTTATCTTCTTGGATTTTTGAAATTAACTCTTGGCTTAGTTTAGAGTTCTCAATATTGTTAATATATAAACTAAATTCTAGCTCATTTGTAGAAAATTGATTTTTCATGGCAACAGACATTATGAGTATAAATATAGCGGGCATTACAAAAAGAGCCAAAAGTGCATGTCTGTCTCTTAAAACAAGTAAAAGCTCTTTTTTAATCATAGCACTAAGCATTTTCAAAACCTGTTATGTCTAGAAAGTGTTTTTCTAAATTTGTAGAGCCATATCTAATCTGCTTTATTGCAACTTTCTGTTTTTTCAGTAAATTAAGTGTATCAAAAAGCTTATCTTCACTTGTTTGAATAAAAGAAGAATCTTTGCTTATTATCTCTATGGTGATTTTATCGCTTGTTTTATTTGAAAGTAGGTTATCAAGAGTGTTTTGTTCAACAAGTTGTCCATGATTTATAATGGCTACTTCATCACATATTTTTTCTATCTCTGCCATATAGTGGCTTGTATATATAACTGTGATACCGAGTTTTTTATACTCCTTAATAGAATCAAGTATCTCATTTCTACTCTTTGGATCAAGCCCAACTGTTGGCTCATCAAAGTAGATAATTTTTGGATTGTTTAGCAGTCCTATGGCTATGTTTAATCTTCTTTTTTGTCCACCAGAAAGAGTAGCTGCTCTTTGCTTTAGAAAGTTTTCAAGAGAGTTGATCTCAACAGCTTTGTTATAATCTTCTTTTTTTGCATTTTGTATATCTGCAAAAAAATCAAGATTTTCTTTAACCGTAAGATTTTCATAAAATGCCAGATGCTGAGGGATAATAGAGCTTATCTGCTTAATCTCTCTTTTTTGGTTTTTAAGATTTAAACCAAAGATTTCTACATCACCGCTGTCAATCTCTACAAGACCATTTAAAATAGAGAGGAGGGTTGTTTTACCTGCTCCATTTACACCCAAAAGACCAAAAATAGTTCCCTCTTTAATCTCTAAAGAGAGATTGTCTAAGGCTTTTATATCTGCATATGATTTTGAGATATTGGATATTCGTATCATCTATTTGTTGCCGTTAAACTCTAGCATTTTTTTATAGACTTTTGACTCTTCATCGCAGATGAAAAGTAGCATCTTAGAGATAGCTTTGAAGTCTATCTCTTTTTTAGACCTAATTGATTTTGCAATCATGAGTGCAAACTCTCTCCATTTATCTCCAACTTCAAGCATCATTTTTGAAGCCTCTATCAGAGTCTCGTCATTCTCAAATAAAAGACTTGATTCTTGTAAAAAAGAGGCATAAATATATCTAAAACCAGCTCCACCTGTACCTATCTCTTCTTGCATCCGTACGATGTGACCAAGGTATAGTTTTGCATACCTTGTATCTTTTGACTCTAGTTTTAAAATTGATTTAGCCAGAGATTTCATAGCCTTTAATCCAGATATAGGAACAGGAGTATTTAGCATAGACTTGGCTGTTTTTTTAATACTTTTAATAATTGCAGGTTTGATGTCAATATCTGTAGGGACATCAGTAGGATAATATAAAAGACCCTTTGGAGCCATAAGCCCTTTTGCAAACCTGGCTTTAGACAAAGATGCTCTGTCACACTCAACACTATGTTCAAAAACAGGATCACTGATGAGGTAGTTATCAGCTTCTTTAGCAAATATTACCAAGTTATGAGCATTGAAATGAAAGCGCATCTCAGGTGGAAAATATGGAAGCCAATATACAGAAGACTGTGCTCCTACAACTTTTCCTTCATCTAGGAGTTCATTAAGTCGATTTTCACCCTTTTCTTTGTTTGAGAAGTTCTCAAGTTTCATCTTGATTTTTAGATTTTTCTGAATATTTTTGATGATAGATTTTGGTAGAGTTCTGTAAGCTACAAGAGGCATACCACCAATCTTAACAAAGGGAAGATACGCAAAGGTTAGTGCTGAAGATAGACCAAAAATCATAGGCTCACTAAGATTTAGTCCATAGTGCCTAAGAAGTGATGCCATTACACCACTCTCACAATGTGCAGAGTGTGTGTGTTTAAAATCAGTTGCAATCATAATCTATATCTTCCAATACTTGTAATTCTTCTATTGTTTTTCCTAGAGCATCTGCATATACAGACAATCTTTTATTACTTATCTTTTTAAATATTTCTGGTCTGAAATCACGGCGTATGGTCCACTTAAAAAAACTGGTTGTCTCGTGCAAAAGCTGTAAATCCATTCTCTCTTTATACATATAATAATATAGAGGCGATTTAATGCCTTTTTTGACTTCACAGTATGCTGTATGTGCACTATGCTCTAAATCTTCAAGCGCTTGTTTTGTTACAGTCTCTTCAACATTCCAGCCAGTAGAACCAACTACTTTTATCTCACCATTTTCGCTTTTTGCATAAATGGCTTTTTTGTTGTTTGCATATGTTGAACTATCGTCTTGTGGAACACTATTTATATCCATTATACAGCCTCCAGTAGCATAAAAGCTGTTGAAAATCGTCCGCTTTCAGGAATGTAGCATAAAAGCTTATCGCCTTTTTTTACTTTGTTTGAATTAAATAGTTCTTCCAGCATGATATATATAGATGCTGAGCCGGTATTTCCCTTTGATGAGAGATTGGTAAACCATTTTTCCTGTGGTATGTCACAACCAGCTTTAATCATTTTCTTATAGACTTCATCTCTAAAGTAATTTGATGAGTAGTGAGGTAAAAACCAGTCTATTTCTTCTGGTTTAAACATCTTTTTTTCCAGCATCTGAGTCAGAGGTTTTGCTACCGTGTATTCAACTATATTGTCATTTAATAATTTTACATCCTGTTTTAGAGAAAATATAGACTTGTTCAACCACTCTTGTGGAGTATATTGTCCCCAGCCTTTTAGTGAACCGTCTTCAAGTTTCTCGCATCCGCCATACATGCAGGTATCTAAAACATTTGCATAAGATATAGAAAAAATTTTATCTATTTTAAGACAAAGAGAGGTCTCATTTGGTTTAGCACTAAGTGCCATAGCTCCAGCGCCATCACTTAGCATCCATCTTAAAAAGTCTTTCTCAAATGCAATCTCTTGATTTTTCTCCAGCATCTCTACGCTACTCTGAATCTCAGGAGTAAAGTTTTCAGCTCTCATAATTGCTGATGAGTTTTCACTGCCAGTTGCAATTGCAACATCTGCATCACCAGATTTGATAGAGGTGTAAGCATACTTTAAAGCGGTAATCCCACTAAGGCAGATTCCAGCAGTAGATACAACTTCAAGAGGCTCGCATCCAAGCTCTCCATGAACCATAATGGCATGATTTGGCATAAGTTGATCAGGCAGTGTTGTTCCACATGCTAAAACATCAACACTGTCTAAATCAAGACCATCTTTTTGAAGCCCTCTTATCGCTTGGGCTGTTAGCTGAGTGTTAGTATGAGTTGCTTTTCTAGTCTTTGGGTCAATCGCATAATATCTGTTTATAATCTTGTTTGATTTAAGTATTATTCTTCTTGCACGAGATGGTCTATCTCCAACTTGTCCAAGTACTTTTTCAATATTTTCATTGTCAATTGGATCATTTGGCAGGAATGCTGAAATCTTATTTATATATACTTCTCTCAACATAAGCCCTTATCTTCCACTTGGTAATTCATAATGTTCTTCCATCGTTTTAAGTTTTTCTTTTTGAAATATGTTTAAAATTTTTCTAGCAATTATATTTATTGGTATAACTGTTAATATCAGAGTAATTAAAAAAGTTACATATATTGTTATCGTTATCTTTCTCCCAAGTGAGTACTTTTTTCCTGATGCTTTTATAAGTTTGCTCCAGATTTTAAAGCTTCTGTCTGCTATTTTCTCGGTAGCTATAAGTTTTCCATTTACAGTTGCCGCACCTAAGTTTTTAAGGAGTGCTTCACCAGTTTTTTCTCTGTCTTGATGAAGTGCTTCGTTTAATCTTTTACCAAATCTCGAAGCTTCTTGTATTTCAGACTCTTTGATTCCCGCAGGTGGAAAAAATGCAAATGATTCTTTATTGCCAGTTAGAAGAAATTTTGGAAGTGTTACAAGGCTAAGAACACTGCCTCCTTGATCTGTTAAAGCTACATGGTCTATGAGCTTTGCATCAACTGTTTGTAGCATATCTTTGATTTTTTCTTGAGCTAAAACCCACATGTCACGACAGGCTACGAGTGTAACGACAGGCTTGTTTTTAAAGATTTGTTTTGCTTGAGCTGATTGCATAAAAGCAGTGATGGGAATAGATGGAGCCATATACCAAACTGTATATCCTAAGATAATCAAGTCATAATCATCTTCTAAATCTTCAAGCTCATTAATCTCGCAACCATCCATAAAAACTGACTCTGGAAATTCATCAAAGAATTGGTAAAATGGCCAAGGAAAAGGGTACTTTACTTTTGGTGTAATTGCTTTTATGTCCAGTTTTATCTCTTCATCTGATAAATCAGATACAAAACTATCAATAACGCGTTTAAGCTGTCCTGTTTGTGAGTAGTAAAGTACTAAAACTTTTTTCATACATTTGTCTTTTTAAAAAAATCATAAAAATTATACCATTGATTAGGATGTTTTTTTATTGTTTTCTGTAAGATATTCGTATAATCTTGAGACATTTGCTCTATAGAGCCATCTTCAATCAGTTCTAAGTTTATGTCGTATTTATTTAGTGAATAATTTGTAACAAAGATAGCTACAAGAGGCTTTTTAACTCTAAGAGCAATTTCAAATGGGTTTTTATTTATTAGTACATTTTTATTTAAAAACTCTACTTTTACAGTTTTAGTTTTATCTACAGCTCTATCTGCCATCATCGCTACTAACTCTTTGTTCATTAGAGCATTTGCTATTTGAATATTTGCAGAGATTGCACCTTGATTTAGGTCTATAATCTTTACTCTTTGCTCATTCTCTCTTTCATTGTTTTTCTCTACTTGTTGGATGTTTTCTTTTGTGTTTTCACGCATAACTATGCTCATTGGTGGAAGTTCATCGTTTAGACAGTGAGCGGCACTTGCCCAACTTCCAACATGAGAAAGCAATATAATGCCACCATTTTCATTGAGTAGTTTTATGACGTCACTATTGTGTACGCAAAAAGTCAAATCTTCAGGTTTTATACGAGAGACAAATCTATCAAAGATTGAGATAGCAAACATTTTTAAGTGATTAAAATAGCTTTTATTGGTTAGTTTTATCCCTTGATTGTCATAATAGCTTTTCATAGACTTTTTTACACTTGGTGCAAAAAAGAGGTAATAAAGAGCGACAAAGTTCAGTATAAAAGCAACTAAGTTATAGCCAAAAATATTATATGCAAAGAGTAGCAGTTTATACCCATATGCATTTCCTCGTTGCTTTATTTCCACAACCAGCCTCTAAGTAGAAGATATCTCTGCATAAGCAGTTTTATGTGAAGCAGAGTTATATGTACATTGTCCCAAAGTTTATCAAAGTGAGAAACTCTTTCTCCGTGCGGTGGATAGTAGCACTCAACTTCTACATCTTTAATCTTCCCGCCCCTGTATGAGTGATGTACCAATATCTCAACTTCAAAATCAAAACGACGATTCGTAAGTGGGAGTTCCAGTATAGAAACAGGGTACATTCTAAAACCGCTCTGTGTATCACTTAGAGATTTTAGAGTCTCGAGCATAATCCAGAAGTTACTGAATTTTCTGCCAAACTTTGAACTATTTGGAATATTTTCCTGCTCGAAGTTACGGTTTCCTATAACAATGGTCTCATCTTCGTATGCATCTGTCAGCTTTTGAATCTGTGAGCTTAGATGCTGTTTGTCTGCATCTACACTCACAAAAGAGTCATAACCCAACTCTTTTGCTTTCTTTGCCCCACTTAAAATTGCTTCACCCTTACCCATATTGATAGGATGCGTAACTAATTCTATATCCAAATTTTCAGCATCTACGGGCTTGTCTGAGCCATCATCTACAACTATAACTTTGTAGCCATAACTTAAAACATCTTCAATGACTTCTTTGATGTATGGAGAGTTGTAAACTGGAATAACTATACAAAAATTCACAGGCTGAAACTTGCTACTTCTGCATCTTGGCAGAATACTCTGAATTTGTTGTCATTTCTTTCATATTTGATTGTCTGAGAAGGAGTGATTATTTTAGTGAATTTTGCCTTTTTTATCGTAGTGATATCGAGGTCAAAAACATCTGCAACTATTTCAAAATGCACAAATCCAGGTAAAATTGGTTGAGTTGGAAAGTGGGCTTTAAAAATCGGGTGATTTTCATCACAAAATTCCACTATAGCACTTGCTTCGTCTTTGTGCAAGAGCGTGTATAACTTATCAATTAGCATATTACTCTTTTTAAAATTTATAAATTATTTTACCCTGTTTATGCTAAAAATAAACAAAGCTTTAGTACAATTGATACAATTTTAAAAAGGCAAAATCATGAAATATTTTTTTATATTAATAGCAGCATTATTACTTACTACAGGCTGTACAAAAAAAGAGTTTAAAACAAATTGGCATAATGTAAAAGATGGTACATCAAAGAGATGGAATGATGGCAAAAAAGATTTTAAAAAGTCTACAGAAGAGTATGAAGAGAATAAGAAAAAAGACACTAATACAACTAAAGCTAACTAATGTTTGAAAGTGATGACATAAGCGGAGAAAAAGCTCTTTTAGAAGCTCAAAAAATTGCTTTTGGTCCAGTAGTTTTTCAAACGGCAAGATTACTTCGTGATTGGGGAGTTTTTGAACTACTTCAAAATAACAGAAAAGGCTTTAGTGTAGAAACTATTTCAAACAAGCTTGGCTTAACGCTTTATGCGGCACAAATCTTATGTGAGTCAGGTTTCAGTATGGGTGCATTGAAGTTAGAAAATGATATTTACACATTAACAAAAATTGGTTATTTCCTACTAAATGATGAGATGACAAGAGTTAATATGGACTTTAATCATGATGTGAATTATCAAGGGCTATTCTTCTTAGATGAAGCACTTAAAACACAAAAACCATCAGGACTACACGAAACATTTTCAAAAGAGGAAACGATTTATCCTATACTATCTGAACTACCGCCAAAGGCAAAGCAGAGTTGGTTCGCTTTTGATCACTTCTACTCAGATGCTGCCTTTGTGAAGCTTGTGGATATTATGAGTCAAAAAGGTATTAAAAAGCTTCTTGAACCTG
Protein-coding regions in this window:
- a CDS encoding SDR family oxidoreductase, which encodes MKKVLVTGSTGAIGEACARYFHDNGYFVYLHYRSQEAKAKELYKELSNSQIMQFDITKKDEVVSALAELELDVLVNNAGITKDNLFFWMTDEEWSDVIDTSVNGTFYVTKAVLKNMIANKKGSIINVASVSGLVGNAGQTNYSAAKGAMIAFTKALCAEVARYNIRVNAVAPGLIESEMTHSLDLKEMKKAIPLKRIGKPEDVAECVFFLGDKASYVTGETINISGGMVR
- a CDS encoding HAL/PAL/TAL family ammonia-lyase gives rise to the protein MTVDNSTVSYKDFIKEGNIKLNDSQEFIDFINAGHEFLIENIRNGRPIYGVTTGYGEAGQNYAAFEEAEELQYNLFSFHGCGVGDYLSQEVSRIMVTIRMISLSKGKSGISYDLLKRFELLLDKKIYPLIPSQGSVGASGDLTPLSYIAAAIAGEREVIYNGKERPTSEVYKELGITPYKFKPKEALAIMNGTAAMSAIAIDAIEKFEVLLDTSESFVASIFELLLCDITPLEPFVHDSKPFEGQRRAAANILKKCENSSLTHEAFSRYENFHLEKEQNIQDRYSIRCSPQVLGVIHDNLEIAKKWIETEINGVNDNPLIDHIGKRIYTSGNFYGGYIAHAMDTMRICVGNLADLLDKEFGLLVDHKFNKGLGESLKLNAKSTHHGFKAMQITLSSLTADVIMNTVPASLHSRPTESFNQDKVSMGTTAALHFAKQLPDLTNMLSIALMGMAQGVDLRGKDKCSLFLQKNYETIRSEVEKLTNDRRMDLDIKVVNKMIREGLFS
- a CDS encoding beta-ketoacyl synthase N-terminal-like domain-containing protein, with the protein product MSSVGISKYVIKSSQGNLQQTLNSIKNENIKISSKNIPAVMETITAPYFLFEDEVKDNQHSIYAELKELVSQLVCELDETQRKSTAIIIGTSIIDWYLVDAIEATLYSEPKKEYNSKKNSIDSYAKELSKEFGLNNFTMTINTACTSSANALLEASNLINASLFENVIVLGIEVFSQIMSRGFNAMQLLSQENQKPFDKECDGMVLGEGFAGVLLSKKDTLWSLEGGANCSNSLNITAASQSGDEFAEVMNLALKNTQLRAEDILALKTHGTSTNSNDLAEINAIAKVYDKEIVFTSLKPYVGHTLGACGVLELSLFMACIDDGFIPKTLSCTNPIMENYIPINAHQQCNSGIFMCNYFGFGGNNTSLIIKKESL
- a CDS encoding phosphopantetheine-binding protein → MDIEQLKHDLKEMIITECEKEDITPDEIENDVELFSDESGLELDSLDALQISMSIQKKYGIRLVDPKEFRRVVTTIDALSEFIKEQNE
- a CDS encoding ABC transporter permease, whose product is MLSAMIKKELLLVLRDRHALLALFVMPAIFILIMSVAMKNQFSTNELEFSLYINNIENSKLSQELISKIQEDKNILLVTDKENAQFLLEIPKDYSPNTTTALKLMVKDALKSNQIEIFKSLLSKHILNIKFGMFGELGELFEVKYNNNEAIPNSTQQSVPAWIVFGMFFIIIPMSTIYINERKQNTLSRLNSMNVSILSMTLSKSIPYLAINQIQVWIMLGVGIFLVPLFDTPALEINGSIGAIIAISLALSVSAIGVSSLIAVSASSSEQATTIGGILNILLGAIGGVMVPKYIMPESMQRIADFSPMSWGLDGFLDIFLKAADASMIIKDVAMLFTFGLIALIASMIILQQRINKGL
- a CDS encoding ABC transporter ATP-binding protein; this encodes MIRISNISKSYADIKALDNLSLEIKEGTIFGLLGVNGAGKTTLLSILNGLVEIDSGDVEIFGLNLKNQKREIKQISSIIPQHLAFYENLTVKENLDFFADIQNAKKEDYNKAVEINSLENFLKQRAATLSGGQKRRLNIAIGLLNNPKIIYFDEPTVGLDPKSRNEILDSIKEYKKLGITVIYTSHYMAEIEKICDEVAIINHGQLVEQNTLDNLLSNKTSDKITIEIISKDSSFIQTSEDKLFDTLNLLKKQKVAIKQIRYGSTNLEKHFLDITGFENA
- a CDS encoding BtrH N-terminal domain-containing protein, which translates into the protein MIATDFKHTHSAHCESGVMASLLRHYGLNLSEPMIFGLSSALTFAYLPFVKIGGMPLVAYRTLPKSIIKNIQKNLKIKMKLENFSNKEKGENRLNELLDEGKVVGAQSSVYWLPYFPPEMRFHFNAHNLVIFAKEADNYLISDPVFEHSVECDRASLSKARFAKGLMAPKGLLYYPTDVPTDIDIKPAIIKSIKKTAKSMLNTPVPISGLKAMKSLAKSILKLESKDTRYAKLYLGHIVRMQEEIGTGGAGFRYIYASFLQESSLLFENDETLIEASKMMLEVGDKWREFALMIAKSIRSKKEIDFKAISKMLLFICDEESKVYKKMLEFNGNK
- a CDS encoding beta-ketoacyl-ACP synthase III, which codes for MLREVYINKISAFLPNDPIDNENIEKVLGQVGDRPSRARRIILKSNKIINRYYAIDPKTRKATHTNTQLTAQAIRGLQKDGLDLDSVDVLACGTTLPDQLMPNHAIMVHGELGCEPLEVVSTAGICLSGITALKYAYTSIKSGDADVAIATGSENSSAIMRAENFTPEIQSSVEMLEKNQEIAFEKDFLRWMLSDGAGAMALSAKPNETSLCLKIDKIFSISYANVLDTCMYGGCEKLEDGSLKGWGQYTPQEWLNKSIFSLKQDVKLLNDNIVEYTVAKPLTQMLEKKMFKPEEIDWFLPHYSSNYFRDEVYKKMIKAGCDIPQEKWFTNLSSKGNTGSASIYIMLEELFNSNKVKKGDKLLCYIPESGRFSTAFMLLEAV